A genome region from Fodinibius salicampi includes the following:
- a CDS encoding helix-turn-helix transcriptional regulator yields the protein MSKIELELKIFRKELPEPKPEWPNKIHRVLHCIHEHLFDPTLTVQQLKEKCTANGTNFSGTFKYYVGLSPKEYIVKYRIAAACRLLKRVPAEYPILHVAIVVGFSSHSAFSRTFKRRKGVTPSEFRHES from the coding sequence ATGAGCAAAATAGAATTGGAATTAAAAATATTTCGCAAAGAGCTGCCTGAGCCCAAACCAGAGTGGCCGAATAAGATTCATCGTGTTCTTCATTGTATTCATGAACATTTGTTTGATCCAACATTGACGGTGCAGCAGTTAAAAGAAAAATGTACAGCAAACGGCACTAATTTTTCCGGCACCTTTAAATATTACGTAGGGTTATCACCGAAGGAGTATATAGTAAAATATCGAATAGCCGCTGCATGCAGGCTGTTAAAGAGAGTACCGGCAGAATATCCCATATTGCATGTAGCAATTGTTGTTGGTTTTAGCAGCCACTCTGCTTTCAGCCGGACGTTTAAACGCCGGAAAGGAGTCACGCCGTCAGAATTTCGCCACGAGTCCTGA
- a CDS encoding cysteine peptidase family C39 domain-containing protein yields MNTFRFYKQHNKMNRSPTCLCMVARHHGRSYTMETLRGRSGIYREGVSLLGICEAAESWTISGL; encoded by the coding sequence ATGAATACATTCCGTTTTTATAAGCAGCATAATAAAATGAACCGTAGCCCTACCTGCCTGTGCATGGTGGCACGGCATCATGGTCGCAGCTATACAATGGAAACCCTGCGGGGCCGGAGCGGTATTTACCGAGAGGGCGTATCACTGCTGGGTATTTGTGAGGCTGCGGAGAGCTGGACTATCAGCGGATTATAA
- a CDS encoding lanthionine synthetase LanC family protein, translated as MSHNININNSTAALSGKDQEIAQLLVQNIPTINNVGLLNGKMGISIYFFHLVRKTENSDYREVAEQLIDEVYEEVSNKQPPVDFKNGLAGIAWGLEYLVQNKFLEADTDAVLSKVDEKIYQYLRSAEKLPIGISKGVIGFLIYILSRLKGKNIDAEDPNIFIYKRLIIRLVNRMGTLTEERKLRLQEPLLFDLTWDLPLSLILLAKIRSMNFYNSKIDRILECLSPVLLSLYPRSPSNRLYLLLGLQSVLQQIHIEDWDRHFGLLKKDIFLPDILRNDLTNKNIGLVNGAAGISFISRQLFSLTNDERLRFKRDDLIKKINTSEYWQLVKEREPEKINFGLLSGLAGIGMELLELSQKEPVSMRSV; from the coding sequence ATGTCCCACAATATCAATATAAATAATAGTACGGCTGCGCTATCAGGAAAAGATCAAGAAATCGCTCAGCTGCTGGTTCAGAATATCCCGACTATAAATAATGTCGGCTTACTTAATGGCAAGATGGGTATAAGTATTTACTTTTTTCACCTTGTCAGGAAAACCGAGAATTCTGATTACCGGGAAGTTGCTGAACAGTTAATTGATGAGGTATATGAGGAAGTAAGTAACAAACAGCCACCCGTTGATTTTAAAAACGGTCTGGCCGGAATTGCCTGGGGCCTCGAGTACTTGGTGCAAAATAAATTTTTAGAGGCCGATACGGATGCGGTTTTATCAAAAGTTGATGAAAAAATATATCAGTATCTCCGTTCTGCTGAAAAGCTTCCGATTGGAATATCAAAGGGAGTAATAGGCTTTCTTATTTATATTCTATCCCGCTTAAAAGGCAAGAATATTGATGCAGAAGATCCAAATATTTTTATTTATAAACGGCTAATAATTCGCCTTGTCAACCGCATGGGAACACTGACGGAAGAACGGAAGCTTAGGCTACAGGAGCCCTTGCTATTTGATTTGACATGGGACCTTCCTCTTTCTCTCATATTGCTTGCAAAGATCAGGAGCATGAATTTTTATAATTCCAAAATTGATCGAATACTGGAGTGCTTGTCACCGGTATTACTTTCTCTCTATCCCCGTTCGCCGAGCAACAGGTTATATCTTTTGCTCGGTTTGCAAAGTGTTCTTCAGCAAATCCATATAGAAGACTGGGATAGACACTTCGGGTTGCTAAAAAAGGATATTTTCTTACCTGATATTCTGCGAAACGATTTAACGAATAAAAATATAGGCTTGGTAAATGGAGCGGCCGGAATCTCTTTTATCAGTCGTCAGCTTTTTTCGTTAACCAATGATGAAAGGTTACGGTTCAAAAGAGATGACCTGATTAAGAAAATAAATACTTCTGAGTATTGGCAGCTTGTAAAAGAGAGAGAACCGGAAAAAATAAATTTTGGATTGCTTTCCGGACTTGCGGGCATTGGTATGGAACTGCTGGAATTATCCCAAAAAGAACCGGTGAGTATGCGTAGTGTATAG
- a CDS encoding galactosyltransferase-related protein, translating to MSEKTSIEDVTFLIPVRVDSIVRLENIMLVTDFLLTHFETSIHLLEATAYNNKVLERLLPSGVNITFVEDHDPVFHRTKYINQLVERSSTPYLAVWDTDVIVSPDQLIQSVNLLRNEEADFVYPYEDKFLDTSSILRELYIKSRDLDLLKEHAGKMKELYSPNPVGGGFLAEREAYIKSGMENEHYYGWGREDGDRLNRWEILDFTVERVPGPLFHLTHDRGENSTFHAEEQKNIKISEIYRIASMSKKELGEEVNSWRG from the coding sequence ATGAGTGAAAAAACAAGTATAGAGGATGTAACCTTTCTTATCCCGGTGCGAGTAGATTCTATCGTGCGCCTCGAAAATATTATGTTGGTCACTGATTTTTTATTGACTCATTTTGAGACTTCTATTCACCTGCTGGAAGCTACTGCCTATAACAATAAGGTATTAGAAAGGCTGCTGCCTTCGGGGGTTAACATTACATTTGTAGAGGATCACGATCCGGTTTTTCACCGTACGAAGTATATCAATCAATTGGTTGAGAGATCCTCTACACCCTATCTGGCTGTTTGGGATACCGATGTGATCGTCTCGCCAGATCAACTTATCCAGTCCGTGAACCTCTTAAGAAATGAAGAAGCGGACTTCGTATACCCTTATGAAGATAAGTTCTTGGATACAAGCTCAATTCTGCGGGAGCTGTATATTAAGAGCCGGGACCTTGACTTATTGAAAGAGCATGCGGGAAAAATGAAGGAACTCTATTCACCCAATCCGGTCGGCGGTGGTTTTTTAGCGGAAAGAGAAGCCTATATCAAATCTGGTATGGAAAACGAGCATTATTATGGCTGGGGGAGAGAGGATGGAGATCGACTTAACCGCTGGGAAATTTTGGATTTTACGGTAGAACGCGTTCCCGGACCTCTTTTTCATCTAACCCATGACCGGGGGGAGAACAGTACATTCCACGCCGAAGAACAAAAAAATATCAAGATTTCCGAAATATACCGGATTGCTTCAATGTCAAAGAAGGAATTAGGTGAAGAGGTAAACTCATGGAGAGGATAG
- a CDS encoding 6-bladed beta-propeller, producing MKFLLNIILLSFLCVFFAGCSEHSSQKKGNQRNVTEQLNKLGQLQLEEYRHSSYYRVLEEIPKHIKQVENLSVFRGDSNAPFSAQLVPLQTYGKTGEYYLTKVEWLTVDDKRRVIIADRGSNYALTLHVFNDDGTYRTPLGRPGRGPGEYLEPFFLQGNVGRVYLYDVTGMRINAYNIDDYSIFKTSPEERWDIRNEKDIQGFRLGGMKVRNDGKILVEFYKPSLNEVSSRSKSTYLLMDLDGNSLDFKPFTFYGNLRIVTEKNYPFPNIFPIGRTLTAMSSEGELFAANTQEFLIKKYNPNGIYQSAFYYPIEGSSLDFEEFLKSGRKFGPSIPKIDEVKKAFKDIDEELPKTSPVIDKLMVDDENRIWVAVPIGAKSNIYEWWILNSSGKLLAKLLLPRDQPIYDIKNGYLYSKKVDEETGAEYVVKYRLELTEN from the coding sequence ATGAAATTTCTTCTAAATATAATATTGCTCTCTTTTTTGTGTGTTTTTTTTGCTGGGTGTTCTGAACATTCTTCGCAAAAAAAAGGTAATCAGCGAAATGTAACAGAGCAACTAAATAAGCTAGGGCAACTTCAGCTGGAAGAATATAGGCATTCATCATATTACCGGGTACTTGAGGAAATTCCAAAACATATTAAGCAGGTTGAAAATCTCTCCGTTTTCCGAGGAGATTCAAATGCCCCATTTTCTGCTCAACTTGTTCCGCTACAAACGTATGGTAAAACGGGAGAATATTATTTAACAAAAGTTGAGTGGCTCACGGTTGACGATAAGCGTCGTGTAATTATAGCCGATCGTGGGTCAAACTATGCATTAACATTGCATGTATTTAACGATGATGGCACCTACCGTACTCCGCTTGGTAGACCGGGTAGGGGTCCTGGTGAGTATCTTGAACCGTTTTTTCTGCAAGGAAATGTTGGAAGGGTGTATCTATATGATGTTACTGGCATGCGTATAAATGCGTATAACATAGATGATTATTCGATATTTAAGACCTCGCCTGAGGAACGTTGGGACATCAGAAATGAAAAAGATATACAAGGGTTCAGGTTAGGAGGAATGAAGGTCCGAAATGACGGAAAAATTTTGGTAGAATTCTATAAACCTAGTTTAAATGAAGTTTCCTCGAGGAGTAAATCTACGTATCTACTGATGGATTTGGACGGGAATAGTTTGGATTTCAAGCCTTTTACTTTTTATGGGAATCTTCGAATTGTGACAGAGAAAAATTATCCTTTTCCAAATATTTTTCCTATTGGTCGTACTCTGACTGCAATGTCAAGTGAAGGTGAATTATTCGCTGCTAATACTCAGGAATTTTTAATCAAAAAGTATAACCCAAACGGTATTTATCAATCCGCTTTTTATTATCCCATAGAGGGTTCATCATTGGATTTTGAAGAGTTTCTAAAATCTGGGAGAAAATTTGGACCAAGTATTCCAAAGATAGATGAAGTGAAAAAAGCTTTCAAAGACATAGATGAAGAGTTACCGAAAACCTCACCTGTGATAGATAAATTAATGGTGGATGATGAAAATAGAATATGGGTTGCAGTACCTATCGGTGCAAAAAGTAATATCTATGAATGGTGGATCCTCAACTCTTCCGGTAAACTGCTTGCGAAGTTATTGCTCCCCCGTGATCAACCGATTTACGACATCAAAAACGGGTATCTCTACAGCAAAAAAGTGGATGAAGAAACAGGTGCAGAATATGTCGTTAAATATCGTCTTGAGCTAACTGAGAATTAA